The nucleotide sequence TAGTAACAAGCAAAGTTAAAAAACTGATCAAAGAAAAAGGTCAAATGAACACATCTGCTGAGACTATTGACGTACTCAGTAAAGCCATTGAGCAACTGTGCTTGAAAGGCGTTGAATCTGCAAAAGCTGACGGTCGTAAAACCGTAATGGCTCGCGATATCGTTATCGACCACCTTTAATTCGGTCGAACGAAAATTCGTTCAGCATTGGTTCAATTTTAAAACCCACGGCCCTGAAACCGTGGGTTTTGCATTTTTTAGCACTGAAAATTCCCCCGGAGTTTGAATGATTAAAAAAGCCGTGCCCGTCCTTCTGGTTCTTGCCGTGGTCGTTGTCTATCTGCTGTGGCCGAAACCTTCCGAAAGTCCTGACATTCCTCAGTCGGCGTCCTCTATTGAACACCAAGAGTCCGAAGATGTAGAAACAGCCTCCGACTCTGAGCCGGGTGCCGTGGCCTCGGTCTTTGAGATGAAGACCGTGCAAGCGGTCAGCGAAAGTGTTCCCTATGAAGAGCCTTCGTCACCTCATGATGAGGTTTCTGCCAAGAACGAAGTGACCTATGTGGTGGAAGACGGTGTGGCCGTTGTTAACGAAGACATCGTGATCGGGGTTCCCCGCAGCGCCAAAGTCCGCGGCAGTGTGGCTTTGGAAAGTGTTCAGTTATGGGAAGGCGGTGTCGTGCCTTTTCATATTCAGAATGATGTGCCCAACAAGTCAGAGATCATTCAGGCTATTGCCGCGTTTGTAGAAACCCCCATCAAGTTTGTTCCTTACACCAATCAGGAAGATGTTCTGGTGTTTGAAGCCGGATCAGGGTGTAAATCCTATCTGGGAAAAGTCGGCGGCAAGCAGCCCCTGTGGATTTCCGGGGGGTGCGGTGTGACCGAGATCACTCATGAGATCATGCACGCCCTGGGGTTTATCCATGAACAAAATCGCAGTGACCGGGACCGGTTTGTGGAAGTGATGTGGGATAATATTCAGGAAAAGTACAAACACAACTTTGAAATTTTCCCCGCATCGTTGATGGTGCTTAGCGGGGCTTCGGCATTTGATTATGAATCCGTCATGCTTTATCAGCCGACCGCGTTCAGTGAAAACGGCGGTGTTACCATGAAATCAAAAACAGAATCCCAACTTGCCCCGAGTGCCGCACTGAGCGCCGGTGACATCCAGCGCCTTACAAGCGTTTACGGCAGAAACTAAATCATGGCCTGAAGTTCTTCCCAAGAGATGATCTTTACACCCAGCCCCTGGGCTTTTTCCACTTTCGATCCTGGATCATCACCCACGACCAGATAATTCAGCTTGGATGAAACCGAGCCCAGAATTTTCCCACCATTCTTTTCAATCAGGCCCTTGGCGTCATCACGCTTCACCGGCAATGTTCCGGTGATCAGGAAGCTCATGCCGGAAAGAGAACCCTCTTGTGCACGCACGGGGCCGGCGATGGTGACTCCAAGTTTTAGCATGGCGTGAACTTCATCCACCAGCTTGGGATTTCCTGTCCAGTCGCGGATGGATTTGGCAACCTTGGCGCCGATTTCCGGCACCAGCAGCAGTTCTTCTTCGCTGGCCTCCAGGAACTTATCAATTGTCAGGAAGTGATCGGCCAGATGTTTTCCGGTCTGTTCACCCACAAAACGAATTCCAAGTGCAAAGATGAATCGCGCCAGTGTCGGGTTCTTGCTGTTTTCGATGGACTTGATGATATTGTCGGCGGATTTTTCACCCTGACGATCCAAAGAAAGAATCTGTTCTTTCGTCAGGCGATAGAAGTCCGAAAAGCGGGTCAGCAGTTTGTTGTCGACCAGGGTTTCAATCAGACGATCGCCGACCTTGTCGATGTTCATCGCCCGTCTTGCCACAAAATGTTTCAGCGATTCTTTCACCACGGCGATACACAGTGGATTCACGCAACGGGTGACCACTTCGCCCTCGGCTTTCACCGCGATGGAATTACATGCCGGGCAGTTTTCAGGAATCGAATAAGGCAGACGATCCGCCGGACGCTTGTCAGGGTTTACAACTTCGACGACTTCGGGGATCACATCGCCTGCGCGCTGAATGATCACGGTGTCGCCAATACGGATGTCTTTGCGGGTGATTTCATCCTGGTTGTGCAAAGTGGCGTTTGTAACCGTGACCCCGCCCACTTTCACGGGCTTCATGATCGCCACTGGCGTCAGCGCGCCCGTGCGACCCACCTGAACCACGATGTCTTCCACGGTGGTCTGAGCCTGTTCCGGCTTGAACTTCGCGGCCGTGGCCCATCGCGGGCTTCTGGCCACCAGCCCCAGGTCATCTTGCAGTCGCAGCGAATTGACCTTGATCACCACACCGTCGATATCAAAAGGAAGTTTCGGGCGGACTTTTTCAATGTGGTGATAGTACTTCACGACCTCTTCAGGCCCCTTGGCCACCACCAGCAGTTCTTCTTTGTAGTGAAGTACCGTCGGGATGCCATGATCGCTGAAGTATTCCTGAATGTTCTTTTGAGTGTTGAAGCTTTCACCGTCCACCGCGCCCAAGGCATAACCAAAGAAACGCAACGGACGAGAAGCGGCAATGCGGGAATCCAGCTGGCGCACGGTTCCGGCGGCAGCATTGCGGGGATTGGCAAAAGTCTGCTGCCCGTTTTCTTGCTGGGTTTCATTCAGCTTTGCGAAGTCCTCTTTGAACATCAGAACTTCCCCGCGCACCTCCAGCAGTTCTGGCGGATTTTTATGAGACAGTTTCAGCGGGATGCTTTTGATGGTTTTAATATTGTGAGTGACGTCCTCACCCACCGTGCCGTCGCCGCGGGTGATGGCGCGAACAAACTGCCCTTTTTCATAGATCAGCTCCATGGACAGGCCATCAAATTTAAGCTCGCACAGATATTCCACCGGCTCTTCGGTGTTGAGGAATTTTTTAACACGTTCATCGAATTCGAAAATATCTTCGGGCGAATAGCTGTTTGCCAGTGAAAGCATCGGCAGGCGGTGCTGGGCTTTTGCGAAGCCTTCCAAAACAGTTCCGCCCACTCGCAGGGAAGGTGAATCGCTAAGATCCAGACCTTTGGTGCTTTTTTCAAGTTCCAGAAGTTCATTGAAGAGCTGATCGTATTCGTAATCTGTAATGGTGGGCTTATCCAGAACATGATAGTTGTGGTCGTGTTCAGAAATGATCTTTTTTAGCTCTTCGTGGCGTTTTTTGGACATAGAACAATTTGCACCTATCTCTGAGGTCCAGTCACCATCAAACGCATTGGGCAAAAGATGACTCCCAACGCAGTTTGTACTAGCTTAAATGTCGATAGACCGAGAGGAGCTTCCGGTGATTGACAAAAAGACGATCGAAGCGATTGCCAAACTTGCCCGCCTGCATGTGTCGGATGAAGAAGCCCAGGAATACAGCACCCAGCTGGCCAAGGCCCTGACTCACTTTGAGCAGATTTCAAAAATCAACACCGCCGGGATTGAACCTTTGGTGACGCCGACGGAGGTTGAATCCTATTGGCGTGAAGATGTCGTCAGTCAGGAATTCACTGCCGATGAAATGACCGGCAATGCGCCGGACCGCGCGGGCAACCTTTTCAAAGTTCCACCGGTTGTTTAGGAGGTTGATTGTGGATTTAACATTTGCCTCTATTTCTGAAATCGCCGACGCCGTCAAATCCCGAAAAGTCAGCGCCAAGGAAGTTGCACAGCACTTTCAAAAGCGCATTGATGCCTTAAATCCAAAGTTGAATGCGTTCACTTCATTGAATCTTCAGGCCGTTCAAGACGCCGATGCCCTGGATGCCCGCATCGCCAAGGGCGAGGACGTCGGTCTGTTGGCGGGCGTGCCCTTTGGTATTAAGGAAATGTTTTGCACCAAGGGTCTGACAACCACTGCCGGAAGCAAGATTCTGGAAAATTTTGTTCCGCCCTATGATGCCACCGCCGTGGCTCGTCTGAAAAAATCTGGCATTGTGGTGATGGGAAAACTGAACCAGGATGAATTTGCCATGGGTTCTTCCAATGAAACTTCTTTCCACGGTGTAGTGAAAAACCCGTGGGACCTGGAACGAGTGCCCGGAGGATCTTCCGGTGGCTCTGCCGCCGCCCAAGCTTCGCGTCTGGTGGCAGGAACGCTGGGGACAGACACCGGCGGATCGATTCGTCAGCCCGCAAGTTTCTGTGGCATTGTCGGCGTGAAACCCACTTACGGCCGTGTGAGCCGCTACGGCATCATCGCCTATGCGTCTTCGTTGGATCAGGCTGGCCCCATGGTCAGTTCCGTGAAGGATGCCGCTTTGACTCTGGAAGTGATTTCAGGATTTGACCCGCACGATTCCACCACCGCTCAGAAAAAAGTCCCGGCCTGGAGCCAGAGTCTGAAAGCCGATGTCAAAGGCATGAAGATCGGTCTGATGAAAGAATACATGACTGGTTCTTTGGATCCAGACGTGCAAAAGACTGTGGAAAACTCGGTGGATACATTGAAAAAACTGGGAGCCGAGATTGTTGAAGTCTCTGTTCCCATGACCGAATTTGCCGTGCCGGTGTATTACCTGGTGGCGGCCAGCGAAGCGTCATCGAATCTTTCCCGCTATGACGGCGTGAAGTACGGATACCGTGCCGAATTTAAAAATCTTTCGGCCGTGGATCTGGAAGAGTTCTACAGCCAGACGCGGGGCCAGGCCTTCGGTGCTGAAGTCAAACGTCGTATTATGCTGGGGACGTATTGTCTTTCCAGTGGTTACTATGACGCCTTTTACAACAAGGCCGGTCAGGTGCGCCGCCTGATTATGGAACAATACCTGGAAGCTTTCAAAAAATGTGATGTGATCCTAAGTCCGGTGACGACAGCGCCCGCCTTTAAGATTGGCGAACGGGTTTCTGATCCCCTGGCGATGTATTTGAATGACATCTTTACGACCTCGACAAACCTTGCCGGTCTTCCGGGAATGAGTGTTCCCTATGGGCAATCACAAAGCGGTCTTCCGATCGGCGTTCAGCTGACGGCGGGTCACTTTGAGGAACAAAAGATGCTGAATGTGGCTTACGCGCTGGAAGGCGCCTCTTTGGTGAAAGGAAAACATCCCCATGTCATCTAGAGGATATGAAGCCGTCATCGGTATTGAGATTCACGTGCAGCTTAGCACGAAAACCAAGATCTTCAGCTCGGAATCAACGGCCTTTGAAGCTGGTGACAATGAAAACACCTCGCCGGTCAGTGTGGGCATGCCCGGCAGCTTGCCGGTTTTAAACAGCAAGGTGGTTGAGTACTCGATTAAAACGGGTCTAGCCCTGGGATGTGACATTCGCCGCAAATCTGTTTTCGCGCGCAAGAACTATTTCTATCCGGATCTTCCCAAGGGTTATCAGATCTCTCAGTACGATCAGCCTATTTGTGAAAATGGATCGATCACCTTCAAGGTGGATGGAAAAGAAAAAACCGTTTCCATCACCCGCGCCCATATGGAAGAAGACGCCGGTAAATCCAATCATCACGGTGAATACACATTGATTAACTACAACCGCTCGGGCATTCCTTTGTTGGAGGTCGTGTCCGGCCCTGACATGCGCACACCGCAGGAAGCGGCGGAATACGCGCGCACCATTCGTCAGATCGTTCGCTATCTGGATGTCTGTGACGGGAATCTGGAAGAAGGATCACTGCGTTGTGATTGCAACGTCTCGGTTCGCAAAGAGGGTGCGACTCAGTTCGGCACCAAAGTTGAAATCAAGAATATCAACTCGTTCCGTTTTGTTGAAAAAGCCATCGAATATGAGATTGAGCGCCAGATTGATTGTGTCGAGCGTGGTGATAAGATTATTCAGGAAACCCGCCTGTGGGATCCGGATAAAAACCGCACGTTCTCCATGCGGGCCAAAGAAGATGCGCAGGACTATCGCTATTTCCCGGATCCGGATCTGCAGCCGGTGATTGTCACCGACAGCATTATTGAGAAATACAAAAAAGAACTGCCTGAGCTTCCGATTGCCCGCGCCAAACGTTTCCAGGATGAACATGCCTTGCCGGAACTGGATGCCACGGTGCTGACCACGGAAAAAGATCTGGCTGATTTCTATGAAGACACCGCCAAAGAATCCAGAAACTTCAAGGCGTCCTCTAACTGGATTATGACCGAGCTTTTGCGCGAACTGAATTCTGCCAATAAAAACATCAAGGATTCACCAATCAAACCGGCGCAGCTGGGCAAAATGATTGCGATGATCGACAAGGGCACAATTTCCGGTAAAATCGCAAAAACCATTTTCCAGGAAATGTGGGCCTCTGGAAATGATCCGGAAGTCATCATGAAGGACAAGGGCTTGGTGCAGATCTCGGATCCTGCCGCCATTGAAAAGCTGGTGGATGAAGTGCTGGCAGCCAACGCGCAGACTGTGGAAGATCACAAGTCCGGCAAAAAGAAGAACCTTTTTGGTTTCTTTGTCGGCGCAGTGATGAAAGCGTCCAAGGGTCAGGCCAATCCGGATCTTGTGAATAAGATTCTTTTAGAGAAATTGAAATAGAACAGGATATTTGAAATGAAAAAAGTTGCAGCACTTGATCTTGGAACCAACACCTTCCTGTGCCTGATTGCTTCAGGCGACAAGGATGGAATCAAAAAGGTGCACCGTGATCTGATGCAGGTGGTGCGTTTGGGTCAAGGAGTTGGGCAGACCGGTGAATTTCATCCGGATGCTTTAGCCCGAGCCCGTCAGTGTCTGACTGAATTCAAAAAAGAAATCGATTCTGAACACGTGGATCAGATTCTGGCGATGGCGACGTCAGCGGCGCGTGACGCTCGCAATGGTCAGGAGCTTTTTCGTATCGG is from Bdellovibrio bacteriovorus str. Tiberius and encodes:
- a CDS encoding histone-like protein; translation: MAEVLVVTSKVKKLIKEKGQMNTSAETIDVLSKAIEQLCLKGVESAKADGRKTVMARDIVIDHL
- a CDS encoding M12 family metallopeptidase, with product MIKKAVPVLLVLAVVVVYLLWPKPSESPDIPQSASSIEHQESEDVETASDSEPGAVASVFEMKTVQAVSESVPYEEPSSPHDEVSAKNEVTYVVEDGVAVVNEDIVIGVPRSAKVRGSVALESVQLWEGGVVPFHIQNDVPNKSEIIQAIAAFVETPIKFVPYTNQEDVLVFEAGSGCKSYLGKVGGKQPLWISGGCGVTEITHEIMHALGFIHEQNRSDRDRFVEVMWDNIQEKYKHNFEIFPASLMVLSGASAFDYESVMLYQPTAFSENGGVTMKSKTESQLAPSAALSAGDIQRLTSVYGRN
- the ligA gene encoding NAD-dependent DNA ligase LigA: MSKKRHEELKKIISEHDHNYHVLDKPTITDYEYDQLFNELLELEKSTKGLDLSDSPSLRVGGTVLEGFAKAQHRLPMLSLANSYSPEDIFEFDERVKKFLNTEEPVEYLCELKFDGLSMELIYEKGQFVRAITRGDGTVGEDVTHNIKTIKSIPLKLSHKNPPELLEVRGEVLMFKEDFAKLNETQQENGQQTFANPRNAAAGTVRQLDSRIAASRPLRFFGYALGAVDGESFNTQKNIQEYFSDHGIPTVLHYKEELLVVAKGPEEVVKYYHHIEKVRPKLPFDIDGVVIKVNSLRLQDDLGLVARSPRWATAAKFKPEQAQTTVEDIVVQVGRTGALTPVAIMKPVKVGGVTVTNATLHNQDEITRKDIRIGDTVIIQRAGDVIPEVVEVVNPDKRPADRLPYSIPENCPACNSIAVKAEGEVVTRCVNPLCIAVVKESLKHFVARRAMNIDKVGDRLIETLVDNKLLTRFSDFYRLTKEQILSLDRQGEKSADNIIKSIENSKNPTLARFIFALGIRFVGEQTGKHLADHFLTIDKFLEASEEELLLVPEIGAKVAKSIRDWTGNPKLVDEVHAMLKLGVTIAGPVRAQEGSLSGMSFLITGTLPVKRDDAKGLIEKNGGKILGSVSSKLNYLVVGDDPGSKVEKAQGLGVKIISWEELQAMI
- the gatC gene encoding Asp-tRNA(Asn)/Glu-tRNA(Gln) amidotransferase subunit GatC — protein: MIDKKTIEAIAKLARLHVSDEEAQEYSTQLAKALTHFEQISKINTAGIEPLVTPTEVESYWREDVVSQEFTADEMTGNAPDRAGNLFKVPPVV
- the gatA gene encoding Asp-tRNA(Asn)/Glu-tRNA(Gln) amidotransferase subunit GatA translates to MDLTFASISEIADAVKSRKVSAKEVAQHFQKRIDALNPKLNAFTSLNLQAVQDADALDARIAKGEDVGLLAGVPFGIKEMFCTKGLTTTAGSKILENFVPPYDATAVARLKKSGIVVMGKLNQDEFAMGSSNETSFHGVVKNPWDLERVPGGSSGGSAAAQASRLVAGTLGTDTGGSIRQPASFCGIVGVKPTYGRVSRYGIIAYASSLDQAGPMVSSVKDAALTLEVISGFDPHDSTTAQKKVPAWSQSLKADVKGMKIGLMKEYMTGSLDPDVQKTVENSVDTLKKLGAEIVEVSVPMTEFAVPVYYLVAASEASSNLSRYDGVKYGYRAEFKNLSAVDLEEFYSQTRGQAFGAEVKRRIMLGTYCLSSGYYDAFYNKAGQVRRLIMEQYLEAFKKCDVILSPVTTAPAFKIGERVSDPLAMYLNDIFTTSTNLAGLPGMSVPYGQSQSGLPIGVQLTAGHFEEQKMLNVAYALEGASLVKGKHPHVI
- the gatB gene encoding Asp-tRNA(Asn)/Glu-tRNA(Gln) amidotransferase subunit GatB; protein product: MSSRGYEAVIGIEIHVQLSTKTKIFSSESTAFEAGDNENTSPVSVGMPGSLPVLNSKVVEYSIKTGLALGCDIRRKSVFARKNYFYPDLPKGYQISQYDQPICENGSITFKVDGKEKTVSITRAHMEEDAGKSNHHGEYTLINYNRSGIPLLEVVSGPDMRTPQEAAEYARTIRQIVRYLDVCDGNLEEGSLRCDCNVSVRKEGATQFGTKVEIKNINSFRFVEKAIEYEIERQIDCVERGDKIIQETRLWDPDKNRTFSMRAKEDAQDYRYFPDPDLQPVIVTDSIIEKYKKELPELPIARAKRFQDEHALPELDATVLTTEKDLADFYEDTAKESRNFKASSNWIMTELLRELNSANKNIKDSPIKPAQLGKMIAMIDKGTISGKIAKTIFQEMWASGNDPEVIMKDKGLVQISDPAAIEKLVDEVLAANAQTVEDHKSGKKKNLFGFFVGAVMKASKGQANPDLVNKILLEKLK